The following are encoded in a window of Verrucomicrobiales bacterium genomic DNA:
- a CDS encoding helix-hairpin-helix domain-containing protein — MTTTRGRPQGSILVGLLWCLTLLAVIVIGVLYTSRLDLKVTKNLGDTIQARYLALAGIEKAKALLYQDAGDRKRSRNNHTTSMADNPDQFKDIQFGRGVFRVFHPGDPDRGEELRYGVRDEEALLNVNEATDSELQMLPGMTPDLIAALIDFQDEDETARPGGAEMDYYLSLSPPYLPRNAPFETVRELLGVRGFTEEVLLGEDRNANGLLDDSEDDGPISQPNDNQDHRLDLGLARYFTVHSSVQNVNAAGETRVDVQSADESTLTTISGITADIAKALVAYRSQQRLGSLDDLLDVTRVNPQAPAPQPPASAAPGPGPGQRPTPPPPPPPPRPSASRGSGEKLISQDLLLQIADDITLQSETELPGLININTADAAVLHCLPGVERELAQAIVNYRQSSGSFPNVAWLLRVPGMTRQIFKQVAPKVTARSETYRILSEGVITSSGVRQRVEVVVRYRSGTFDTLSYREDL, encoded by the coding sequence ATGACGACAACTCGCGGCAGGCCACAGGGATCCATCCTGGTAGGGCTACTATGGTGTCTCACGCTGCTCGCGGTGATTGTCATCGGCGTCCTCTACACCTCACGGCTGGATCTCAAGGTAACCAAAAATTTGGGGGACACCATTCAAGCCCGCTACCTGGCACTCGCCGGAATCGAGAAGGCCAAGGCTTTGCTCTACCAGGATGCCGGAGATCGCAAACGCAGCCGCAACAATCACACGACCTCCATGGCCGACAACCCGGATCAGTTCAAAGACATCCAGTTCGGTCGCGGTGTTTTTCGAGTCTTCCATCCGGGCGATCCCGACCGAGGCGAGGAGCTGCGCTACGGGGTTCGGGACGAGGAGGCGCTGCTGAATGTCAACGAGGCGACCGATTCAGAACTCCAGATGCTGCCGGGCATGACGCCTGATCTCATCGCTGCCTTGATCGATTTCCAGGACGAGGATGAGACCGCGCGTCCAGGAGGGGCGGAGATGGACTACTACCTCAGCCTCAGCCCCCCCTACCTTCCTCGCAACGCTCCGTTTGAAACCGTTCGCGAGTTGCTGGGGGTGCGGGGCTTTACTGAAGAAGTGCTGCTGGGCGAGGACCGCAACGCGAATGGCCTCCTGGACGACTCCGAGGACGATGGGCCAATATCCCAACCCAACGACAATCAGGATCATCGCCTGGACCTGGGCCTGGCGCGCTACTTCACCGTGCATTCCTCGGTGCAGAACGTCAACGCGGCCGGCGAAACCCGGGTTGATGTGCAGTCGGCCGATGAGTCCACGCTCACCACCATCTCCGGCATCACCGCCGATATCGCCAAAGCGCTGGTGGCCTACCGCAGCCAGCAGCGATTGGGAAGCTTGGATGATCTTTTGGACGTGACGCGGGTCAACCCGCAGGCGCCCGCTCCCCAGCCTCCCGCCTCCGCCGCGCCTGGCCCCGGACCTGGCCAACGCCCGACGCCACCCCCTCCCCCGCCTCCGCCGCGACCGAGTGCATCGAGGGGATCCGGTGAAAAACTCATCAGCCAGGATCTACTCCTGCAAATCGCCGATGACATCACACTCCAGTCCGAAACCGAATTGCCCGGCTTGATCAATATCAATACCGCGGACGCGGCTGTGCTTCATTGCCTGCCGGGCGTCGAGCGAGAACTGGCTCAAGCCATCGTCAACTATCGTCAATCCTCCGGCTCATTTCCGAACGTCGCTTGGCTTCTGCGTGTCCCCGGAATGACCCGCCAGATCTTTAAACAGGTGGCTCCGAAAGTCACCGCCCGATCTGAGACCTATCGGATCCTCAGCGAAGGAGTCATCACCTCCAGCGGTGTTCGCCAGCGCGTGGAGGTGGTCGTCCGCTATCGATCTGGAACGTTTGACACCCTCTCCTATCGGGAAGACCTGTGA
- a CDS encoding prepilin-type N-terminal cleavage/methylation domain-containing protein, protein MSSTRSNSGFSLIEVLCAILILGIGLAGLVQGVTTALSSSKDSEVQTAAIFLAAGQLETLRAEGYLAAGETTGECSEPLTRFRWRQTVAKTALDGLYDIQIVIEQAKTGKTLFELKTMLFDSPASSLDAPSTSGPGSGSGRQRRRGGGNP, encoded by the coding sequence TTGAGCTCCACTCGCTCCAATTCCGGTTTTTCGTTGATCGAGGTGCTCTGCGCGATCCTCATCTTGGGCATTGGCCTGGCGGGCTTGGTGCAAGGCGTCACCACCGCCTTGAGCTCCAGTAAGGACTCCGAGGTCCAAACCGCCGCTATCTTCCTGGCCGCCGGCCAGCTCGAAACCTTGCGCGCCGAAGGCTATCTCGCCGCCGGTGAAACCACCGGGGAGTGCAGCGAACCGCTCACCCGTTTTCGCTGGCGTCAGACCGTTGCGAAAACCGCCCTCGACGGTCTGTACGACATTCAAATTGTGATCGAGCAGGCCAAAACCGGAAAGACGCTGTTTGAACTCAAGACCATGCTTTTCGACTCCCCGGCTTCCAGTCTGGATGCTCCTTCCACGTCAGGTCCTGGATCCGGCTCTGGTCGCCAGCGGCGCCGCGGAGGAGGCAACCCATGA
- a CDS encoding prepilin-type N-terminal cleavage/methylation domain-containing protein: MGQPPHPPRRQRSAFTLVELMVVMVLVAIMSALILPEMAGTYADAKLKSTARRLITLCSLANSQAISHSQTQRIRFDQPSRRFHLETGPARTGTAGQRSRTPSMDLETAGEWDASIRLRILEQSEADAATPAPPGNVARPPRSNTPLPSSELSALTFYADGTSLARQISLEDASGARLVLTINPTTSRVRIADTRRP; this comes from the coding sequence ATGGGCCAGCCTCCCCATCCCCCTCGCCGCCAACGATCCGCCTTCACCTTGGTGGAGCTCATGGTCGTCATGGTCTTGGTGGCAATCATGAGCGCGTTGATCCTTCCCGAGATGGCTGGCACCTACGCCGATGCGAAATTGAAGTCCACGGCCCGACGCCTCATCACGCTCTGCAGCCTGGCCAACAGCCAGGCCATCTCACATTCCCAAACCCAACGAATCCGCTTCGATCAGCCATCCCGACGCTTTCATCTGGAAACCGGCCCGGCCCGAACCGGCACCGCCGGCCAGCGCAGCCGAACCCCTTCCATGGATCTCGAGACCGCCGGCGAATGGGATGCCTCCATCCGGCTGCGCATCCTCGAGCAAAGCGAAGCGGACGCCGCAACTCCTGCTCCTCCCGGCAACGTGGCACGTCCCCCTCGTTCAAATACACCACTTCCATCGTCGGAGCTGTCGGCTCTAACCTTCTATGCCGATGGAACCTCCCTCGCTCGCCAGATCAGCTTGGAAGACGCCAGTGGGGCTCGCCTGGTGCTGACCATCAACCCGACCACCTCCCGCGTGCGCATCGCGGACACCCGCCGCCCTTGA
- the gspG gene encoding type II secretion system major pseudopilin GspG produces MKYTPRLPLHRLHHQSPAASGSKSAFTLVEIMVVVVILGILAATIIPQFMGTTQDAKISAAKSAVSEIENALERFNLHMDRHPTTEEGLKVLVDPPTSDDKRWRGPYIKVLRKDPWDHDYQYRNPGTRRKAGFDLWSYGADGVDGGEKENADIGNW; encoded by the coding sequence ATGAAATACACACCTCGCCTGCCATTGCACCGCCTGCATCACCAAAGCCCTGCTGCATCTGGATCCAAAAGCGCCTTCACCCTAGTCGAAATCATGGTGGTGGTCGTGATCCTCGGAATTCTCGCCGCCACCATCATTCCTCAGTTCATGGGAACGACCCAGGATGCCAAGATCAGCGCCGCCAAGTCGGCCGTGAGTGAGATCGAGAACGCCCTGGAGCGATTCAACCTCCACATGGACCGGCATCCCACGACGGAGGAGGGACTCAAAGTGCTGGTCGACCCTCCCACTTCCGATGATAAGCGGTGGCGGGGCCCTTACATCAAAGTGCTCCGCAAGGATCCCTGGGACCACGATTATCAATACCGGAACCCGGGAACCCGACGCAAAGCCGGCTTTGACCTCTGGTCCTACGGAGCCGACGGGGTGGACGGCGGCGAAAAGGAAAACGCCGACATCGGCAACTGGTAG
- a CDS encoding type II secretion system F family protein, giving the protein MQFRYQAIESAGASVQGTIEAEDRRNALQQLKHRGLVPSSLEALASGSKTAPSATIPKKDSSGNPAATPAGFRLGTGSKRKEITAFTREIAALLEAAIPIPQALASLGEEEPNPALKQVVQRLSDSVRQGASFSGALAEHPALFSNLFVSMVRVGEEAGALQKVMTDLAALLEHEDEVRSEVVSAVAYPAFVLVFGIFTVFVLLTVVLPRLFGMLQEMLDVLPLPTLILLSVSKLLNSYWWAVLIVAGAAGAGLRYSIRTPRGALAWDGLKLQIPILGGVFKSAALGRFARTLGTLVKSGVSLLPALKIVENTIGNRVLAQAIAQVTEETRGGQSLAAPLRRMNIFPNSVVQMIDVGEETGRLDEMLLKVAGIEERQMRSRTKTMISLLAPALILVVGALVGFMVIALLLPIFKMSQAIH; this is encoded by the coding sequence ATGCAATTCCGTTATCAAGCCATTGAGTCCGCCGGCGCCTCGGTTCAAGGAACCATCGAGGCGGAGGACCGGCGCAATGCGCTTCAGCAGCTGAAGCATCGCGGTCTGGTCCCCTCCAGCCTGGAGGCGTTGGCCTCTGGGTCGAAAACCGCCCCCAGCGCCACGATCCCCAAGAAGGACTCGAGCGGGAACCCAGCCGCGACACCGGCCGGGTTCCGACTCGGAACCGGCAGCAAGCGCAAAGAAATCACAGCCTTCACGCGGGAGATCGCGGCGTTGCTAGAGGCAGCGATTCCCATTCCCCAGGCTCTGGCCAGCCTGGGCGAGGAGGAGCCCAATCCAGCCCTCAAGCAGGTGGTCCAGCGACTTTCCGACTCGGTCAGGCAAGGGGCCTCCTTTTCGGGCGCGCTCGCAGAACATCCCGCGTTGTTCAGCAACCTGTTCGTGAGCATGGTGCGTGTGGGGGAGGAGGCGGGAGCACTCCAGAAGGTCATGACCGACCTGGCCGCCCTGTTGGAACACGAGGACGAGGTCCGCAGCGAGGTCGTCTCGGCGGTCGCGTATCCCGCCTTCGTCCTGGTGTTCGGCATCTTCACGGTCTTCGTTCTCCTAACCGTGGTCCTGCCTCGGCTGTTCGGCATGCTGCAGGAGATGTTGGACGTGCTGCCCCTCCCCACCCTCATTCTGCTCAGCGTCAGCAAGCTGCTGAACTCCTATTGGTGGGCCGTGCTGATAGTGGCCGGGGCGGCCGGCGCAGGCCTCCGCTACAGCATCCGCACGCCCCGAGGGGCCTTGGCCTGGGACGGTCTTAAGCTCCAAATTCCCATCCTGGGAGGCGTGTTCAAATCCGCCGCCCTGGGACGCTTTGCCCGAACGTTAGGAACGCTGGTCAAGAGTGGCGTCTCTCTGCTGCCCGCGCTCAAGATCGTGGAGAACACCATCGGGAACCGTGTGCTCGCCCAGGCGATCGCTCAGGTGACCGAGGAAACGCGCGGCGGCCAGTCCCTGGCCGCACCCCTGCGCAGGATGAACATTTTCCCCAACAGCGTCGTGCAGATGATCGACGTCGGGGAAGAAACCGGCCGACTGGACGAGATGTTGCTCAAGGTGGCCGGCATCGAGGAACGTCAGATGCGGTCCCGAACCAAAACGATGATCTCCCTCCTGGCCCCGGCACTGATTCTGGTGGTGGGGGCATTGGTCGGCTTCATGGTCATCGCCCTCTTGCTTCCGATTTTCAAAATGAGTCAAGCCATTCACTGA
- a CDS encoding prepilin-type N-terminal cleavage/methylation domain-containing protein: MNRPDLEKNSPALRSGFTLMEMVISIALMTLILGAGYACLRSGILSQTLIHHRTDAFQNARVALNMIASDLRAACRLSSEFEFLGMSREIGADEADNLDFATRRYSPQASGEADFCETSYFLRKSPRSGLLTLFRRRDASPDRDPLAGGVEEPLAEGIKSLRLEYYDGYEWFDEWGDPQGKRKGQPDLRGRSNLSGLPEAVRITLAVRVGSPPPAQPQGMPPREGVTANEDPPFVVQTVAHLPSGASRSGGSNPSTPTANPGAAQ, from the coding sequence ATGAACCGGCCCGACCTCGAAAAGAACAGCCCGGCGCTGCGGAGCGGGTTCACCCTCATGGAGATGGTCATTAGCATCGCGCTGATGACCTTGATCCTGGGTGCGGGATACGCCTGCCTCCGGTCGGGCATCCTTTCCCAAACCCTGATCCATCACCGCACCGACGCTTTCCAAAATGCCCGGGTCGCTCTGAACATGATAGCCTCGGATCTGCGGGCGGCCTGCCGCCTGTCGAGCGAGTTCGAGTTCCTGGGCATGAGTCGTGAGATCGGTGCCGACGAGGCTGACAACCTGGACTTCGCGACCCGGCGCTACTCTCCGCAGGCATCCGGAGAAGCAGACTTCTGTGAAACGAGCTACTTCCTGCGCAAGAGCCCGCGGTCGGGTTTGCTGACTCTGTTCCGACGACGAGACGCCTCCCCTGACCGAGATCCCCTGGCAGGCGGCGTGGAGGAGCCTTTGGCTGAAGGGATCAAAAGCCTCCGCTTGGAGTATTACGACGGCTACGAATGGTTTGATGAATGGGGAGATCCTCAAGGGAAACGAAAAGGCCAGCCGGACCTTCGGGGCCGTTCGAACTTGTCAGGCCTCCCTGAGGCGGTGCGGATCACCCTCGCCGTGCGCGTGGGCTCCCCGCCGCCTGCCCAACCTCAGGGGATGCCTCCGCGCGAAGGGGTGACTGCCAATGAAGATCCGCCGTTCGTCGTTCAGACAGTGGCGCATCTCCCCAGCGGCGCCTCCCGATCCGGCGGCAGCAACCCGTCTACCCCGACAGCCAACCCAGGAGCCGCCCAATGA